GCGCCCTGGGTGTCGGCGAAGAACAACTCAGCCCAGAGCTTGCGGCCCATGTTCAGAATATTGTCCTGGAAGACGCGCCAGGCCAGCGGAATGAAACTGAGCGTGTTGCCCAGCGGTACGGTGCCGCCGATGTTGAACTGGCCGGCTTTGGCGTCGAAGCGGATTTGGCGCGGATGGCCGGGCAGGTACGTCACCAGCCACACTTATTTCCATCTAATTAAGCGGGCGCCGGCGGCCCTCGAACTCGTGGTGCAGCTCCAGCAGGCCGCTGTTGTATGAGGAAACGGTACCGAAGAGGCCCACGAAGCGGAATTTGACCACGGCCGGGTCGCGCAGCCCCAGGGCCTGACAGATGGTGCTGGCTCCGCCCTGGTAGAGACTCTCGCGGGCCACGAAATGCCGCGCCGCCGCCGCGCCCCGACTGAAACCAAATGCATCAGCGGTCAGGGCGGGTAGTTACTTGAGGGCGGTGATGCGCACCGGACTTTTGGTGAGCGGGATGCGCTGGCCGTCGCTTTCGAGCACGAGCGTGGCGGCTTTGACGTACTTGTCCGTCTCGACATGCAGCGTAATGGGTCCGGCAAGGTGGGCTTGGTGCAGCTGCTGGAACGCGCCCTGGGTTTCAGCTTCATCGAAGTCCGTCTTGAGCAAGTGCTTGTGGCCGGCCTCATCGGTGACATAAAGCGAGAACTTTGCTGGCACAGGGCGGGGCTGGGGAATGAGCAAGGCTTGCAAGTAGGGCGCCATGTCGCGCGTTTCGGGCTCGGCAATATATTCGCCCGAGAGGAAGTTAGCCCGATGGTAGGTCAGTGTTAGCGGCGGAGAGAAGGCCACCTGCCAGGAGTAAGTTTTCAGGTAGTCGTCCCATTGCTTCGCGCTGAGCGTGCCGGCCTGCGCCTGCGCCCGGATTGCGGGCGGGGCGGCGGCCAGCTTCTGGCGTAGCATCTCGGCCCGGTCACTCTTGGCATAGAAGCGGCGGAAGTCCACGGCAGACTCCGTGCCCTGATAGCGCCCCACTAGCACCTGTCGGCCTGCCCCGACGAGCCACACCACCACCGCGCCCTTGGGCAGCACACACACCGTCAACTCGTTATACGTCAGTTGTTGCTGTTTACGGTGGTCGAAGAAGCCAGTGCGCAGCAGCTGGCGCAGGCGCTCATGGGGCAGGGGGAACTGGCCCTCGTAGAATTTATCTTCTAGGTAGGAGAAGTAGAGAATCTCCAAACTCTCGGGCACGGGCTGGAACTCGTCGCCCACCACCTGCGCGTAGTTGGACCGGCCCCAACTGCCCTCCAGCGTGTGGCCCGCGGGCACGGGCAGGGTCTTGCCGTCGGGGCGCACGAAGGCCCCGAACTGAATCGTCATCGGGTAGCCTTTGGCCGCGCAGGGGCCGGTCGAAAGGCGGAACTTGTTGGTCTGGTAAGCGGGCAGGCGGGCTTTGCGCTGGGCGCGGGCCCCGGCGGGCCAGAGGCCGGCCAGCAGCAGGGCCAAGCGCGTGAGCAGAGCGAGACGGGCAGAAAGCACGACGTCAGTTGAGGGCGGTGATGCGCACTGGACTTTTGGTGAGCGGGATGCGCTGGCCGCCGCTTTCGAGCACGAGCGTGGCGGCCTTGACGTACTTGTCCGTCTCGACATGCAGCGTAATCGACGCGGCGGGGTGGGCTTTGTGCAGCTGTTGGAACGCGGCCTGCGTTTCGGACTCGTCCATAGGGTCAACCTTCAGTGAATACTTATGCCCGGCCTCGTCGGTAACATACAGCCAGAGCTTCTGGGGCACGGGCCGGGCCTGGGGCGTGAGCAGCTCCCGCAGGTAGGGGGCCAGGTCCTGCGTTTCGGGCTCGCCAACGTACTCGCCCGACAGGAAGTTGACCTGGTAGGTAGTCAGCCGCAGCGGCTGGGAGAAGGCCACTTGCCAGGAATAAGTTTTCAGGTACTCGTCCCACTGCTTCGTGCTCAGCGTACCGCCCCGCACCTGCGCCTGCACGGCGGGCGGGGCCTCAGCTAATGTATAGCGAAACATCTCAGCCCGGTCGGCCTTGGCGTAGAAGCGGCGGAAGTCCACGGCAGACGCCATACCCTGGTAGCGTCCCACCAGTACCCTCCGCCCCGGCCCGCTAAGCCACACCACCACCATCCCCTTGGGCAGTACACACACCATTAATTGGTTGTAGGTGAGCTGCTGCCGCTCACGCTGGCCCCAGAAGCCGGTGCGCAGCAGCTGGCGCAGCCGCTCATGGGGCAAGGCAAACGTGCCCTCGTAGAACGTGTCCTCCAGATACGAGAAGTACAGGATTTCCAGGCTCAACGGCACGGGCTGAAACTCGTCGCCCACCACCTGCGCGTAGTTGGACCGGCCCCAGCTACCCTCCAACGTGTGTCCTGCGGGCACGGGCAGGGTTTTGCCGTCGGGCCGCACGAAGGCCCCGAACTGGATGGTCATCGGGTAGCCCTTGGCCGCGCACGGGCCGGTGTAGAGGCGGAATTTTTCTTCGGCAGCATCAGCGGGCATAGCGGGGGTGGTTGGAGTGGTTGGGGGGCTGGCTGCCGGCCCGCAGGCCAGCGGGGCCAGCAGCGCCAGGCGCAACAGCCAGGTGGGCAGCAAAAGCATAGGGCAGGGTTGCGTAAAAGTAGGCATCAGGGCCGGCGGCCGTCGTCATATATGATTTCCCGGTCCGGGAGACCATTTTTCTCCCGGCCGGCAAAGGCGATGCCGTCTGTCGTCAGGCCCTTGTGGGCGGAGCGGTGCAGGTACTCGTTGCGCACCCAATGGTAGGGCTCCGTCAGCTCCAGCCGGACTTCCTGGCCCAGCTTCGTGTCATGGCAGCGCAACACCTCTTGATGCATGTAAGTGCTCAAATAATTTAGCTTTTCCGGCACCCGGTAGTCCGCAAATTTTGGGTCTTCAAATGACTTGAATGTTACCTCAAACTTCTGGGCTAGCTGCATCATGATCGAGAGCGGGATAAACTGGTAGTCGTGCTTGACTGTGCGGGTGCCCGTCATGCGCGTGCGGATGCCCATCCGGGCCCCAAGCCCAGTGAGCAGCGGCACCTGCGCGGGTAGGTACCAGCCCTCGTCAATCAGGCGCTGCCGCTCGTAGGCGTCCACTGCCCGCACTTCCACCTCTTCTTTCAGGTAGCTGCCGCCAATGTCGGAGTGCACGCCGGGCAGCAGGCACTCGAAACCCACGCCGGCCTCGCGGGAGGTGGTGATGCTGGTACGGGCGAAGCTTTTGCGGTATTCCTCGGCCGCGCCCAGCTGCACCACGCGCTTGGGCACGCCGCGCAAGGCTAGGCGCAGCTCGTCCACGTCATCACTAAACGAGTCGAGCACAACGTTGTTCCAGACCTGGCCCACCGTGCCCAGCCGGGCCTGCCCCCCATAGGAGGACACCGTGTCGTACAAACCCACGAAGTTGATGGTGATAGCCTCTACCGGCAGGGCCAGCGTGGCACTTAGGTTGGTCAGGTCGGCAAAGAACTCGCCCGAGCGGCGCGAGACGAAGTGCCGCG
This region of Hymenobacter sp. YIM 151500-1 genomic DNA includes:
- a CDS encoding DUF2931 family protein, which produces MLLLPTWLLRLALLAPLACGPAASPPTTPTTPAMPADAAEEKFRLYTGPCAAKGYPMTIQFGAFVRPDGKTLPVPAGHTLEGSWGRSNYAQVVGDEFQPVPLSLEILYFSYLEDTFYEGTFALPHERLRQLLRTGFWGQRERQQLTYNQLMVCVLPKGMVVVWLSGPGRRVLVGRYQGMASAVDFRRFYAKADRAEMFRYTLAEAPPAVQAQVRGGTLSTKQWDEYLKTYSWQVAFSQPLRLTTYQVNFLSGEYVGEPETQDLAPYLRELLTPQARPVPQKLWLYVTDEAGHKYSLKVDPMDESETQAAFQQLHKAHPAASITLHVETDKYVKAATLVLESGGQRIPLTKSPVRITALN
- a CDS encoding DUF2931 family protein, with the protein product MLSARLALLTRLALLLAGLWPAGARAQRKARLPAYQTNKFRLSTGPCAAKGYPMTIQFGAFVRPDGKTLPVPAGHTLEGSWGRSNYAQVVGDEFQPVPESLEILYFSYLEDKFYEGQFPLPHERLRQLLRTGFFDHRKQQQLTYNELTVCVLPKGAVVVWLVGAGRQVLVGRYQGTESAVDFRRFYAKSDRAEMLRQKLAAAPPAIRAQAQAGTLSAKQWDDYLKTYSWQVAFSPPLTLTYHRANFLSGEYIAEPETRDMAPYLQALLIPQPRPVPAKFSLYVTDEAGHKHLLKTDFDEAETQGAFQQLHQAHLAGPITLHVETDKYVKAATLVLESDGQRIPLTKSPVRITALK
- a CDS encoding DUF2235 domain-containing protein translates to MGTVFNSLLDGPPSGIGKVVVGEEPETDDREPVRMRAAVFFDGTQNNRTNIETRLANATATVITVNGRQLERTGSFMSFYSNVAIMQYMHKIEDKTLEVSIYVEGIGTIDNDNDDNDGLRWGAGPTGVPAKVTRGITLLAEQINEILQDSKKRLEALTVDAFGFSRGAAAARHFVSRRSGEFFADLTNLSATLALPVEAITINFVGLYDTVSSYGGQARLGTVGQVWNNVVLDSFSDDVDELRLALRGVPKRVVQLGAAEEYRKSFARTSITTSREAGVGFECLLPGVHSDIGGSYLKEEVEVRAVDAYERQRLIDEGWYLPAQVPLLTGLGARMGIRTRMTGTRTVKHDYQFIPLSIMMQLAQKFEVTFKSFEDPKFADYRVPEKLNYLSTYMHQEVLRCHDTKLGQEVRLELTEPYHWVRNEYLHRSAHKGLTTDGIAFAGREKNGLPDREIIYDDGRRP